In the Bacillus shivajii genome, one interval contains:
- a CDS encoding nicotinate-nucleotide adenylyltransferase, giving the protein MKKVGILGGTFDPPHIGHLLIAEQARLQMELDEVWWMPNRIPPHKKRKSDTSDEDRISLVSLMTKKHDGFCVCNVEFEREGPSFTVETIERLQKKHLDHTFYFIIGGDSLETLPTWHESERLQQLVSFIVIERPNYPFPKQRSNDHIHFVEGPTIDVSSSYIRENINTSMFNKFLLTDEVYKFIKELKLYE; this is encoded by the coding sequence ATGAAAAAAGTTGGGATTTTAGGAGGGACATTTGATCCACCTCACATCGGTCATTTGCTTATTGCAGAACAAGCACGGCTTCAAATGGAGCTTGATGAAGTGTGGTGGATGCCTAACCGAATCCCTCCTCATAAAAAACGGAAAAGTGATACGTCTGATGAAGATCGAATATCTTTAGTGAGTTTAATGACAAAGAAGCACGATGGTTTTTGTGTATGCAATGTTGAATTTGAAAGAGAAGGGCCATCTTTTACCGTCGAAACGATTGAACGTTTACAAAAAAAGCACCTTGATCATACGTTTTATTTTATCATTGGAGGAGATAGTTTAGAAACGTTGCCAACATGGCATGAAAGTGAACGACTACAACAACTCGTTTCATTCATTGTTATTGAAAGGCCGAATTATCCATTCCCAAAACAACGTTCGAATGACCATATCCATTTTGTGGAAGGTCCTACAATTGATGTTTCTTCTTCATATATTCGTGAAAATATAAATACAAGTATGTTCAATAAATTTTTGTTAACAGATGAAGTGTACAAGTTCATAAAGGAGTTAAAACTATATGAATGA
- a CDS encoding Na+/H+ antiporter subunit D, with translation MNNIVLLPVLIPFLMGAILILFRKQLPIQRYVSGITALSLVVISIYMTYVIFQDGIITVELGNWPAPFGIVLVGDLFASIMVVLASIVAASCLFFGFLTLHHDREKYYYYPFFFFLITGVNGSFLTGDIFNLFVFFEVMLLSSFVLIVMGRTKYQLRESFKYVVISTFGSMLFVIAVGLLYSVTGTLNFAHLAERISEVEEGGLLTVIAILFLIVFGLKGALVPLHFWLPNAYFGPPTAVAALLGGLLTKVGVYSIMRTNTLIFTHDQDFTLNIILILAGVTMFIGVIGAVSKFDFKKILAIHIISQVGYMIMGLGIFTPLAIAGSIYIIAHNMIVKTALFLFCGATEKVTGTTNLKKMSGLLKTHPHLGWLFFVAAISLAGIPPLSGFFSKFALVLGGLEEQRYIIVFVSLVVGLLTLFSMVKIFMYVFWGSPSLTPEEAKQRKVGKLLLPGIPLVIISFVMGVAAEPIFVILFEAAEQMLDPSIYINSVLKE, from the coding sequence ATGAATAATATAGTATTGCTCCCAGTCTTGATACCTTTTCTTATGGGTGCCATCCTAATTTTATTTAGAAAACAGTTACCCATACAACGGTATGTAAGTGGAATAACAGCATTATCTCTCGTTGTTATCTCTATTTACATGACGTATGTAATCTTTCAAGACGGGATAATCACAGTTGAATTAGGGAATTGGCCCGCACCGTTTGGAATCGTGCTAGTTGGAGATTTATTCGCTTCAATTATGGTTGTTTTAGCGAGTATCGTGGCAGCATCCTGCTTATTCTTTGGTTTTTTAACCCTCCACCACGATAGAGAGAAGTATTATTACTATCCATTTTTCTTCTTCTTAATTACGGGGGTAAACGGGTCGTTCTTAACAGGGGATATTTTTAACCTTTTCGTATTTTTTGAGGTTATGCTTCTATCATCCTTTGTATTAATTGTTATGGGCCGAACAAAATATCAACTTCGTGAATCTTTTAAGTATGTTGTGATTAGTACATTTGGCTCAATGTTGTTTGTTATCGCAGTTGGACTTCTTTACTCGGTCACTGGAACACTTAATTTTGCACACCTTGCAGAACGAATTAGTGAAGTTGAAGAAGGCGGTCTATTAACTGTCATTGCGATTTTATTTCTCATTGTATTTGGTTTAAAAGGTGCACTAGTACCACTTCATTTCTGGTTACCAAATGCATATTTCGGTCCTCCGACAGCCGTTGCAGCATTACTCGGTGGACTTCTTACAAAAGTTGGGGTTTACTCGATTATGCGAACGAATACGTTAATCTTTACGCATGATCAAGACTTTACACTAAATATAATATTGATTTTAGCAGGGGTAACGATGTTTATCGGTGTTATTGGAGCAGTATCCAAGTTTGACTTCAAGAAAATCTTAGCCATTCATATCATTAGTCAGGTCGGCTATATGATTATGGGTCTAGGGATTTTCACACCACTTGCGATTGCTGGTTCGATTTACATTATCGCTCACAATATGATTGTTAAAACTGCCTTGTTCTTATTCTGCGGAGCGACTGAAAAAGTGACCGGTACAACAAACTTAAAGAAAATGAGCGGACTATTAAAGACACACCCACACCTTGGCTGGCTGTTCTTTGTTGCAGCAATATCTTTAGCAGGTATTCCACCGTTGAGTGGTTTCTTCAGTAAATTTGCCCTTGTTTTAGGTGGTCTTGAAGAACAACGATATATCATTGTTTTTGTTAGCTTAGTTGTTGGGTTATTAACGCTATTCTCAATGGTTAAAATCTTTATGTATGTGTTCTGGGGTTCACCATCACTTACTCCAGAAGAAGCAAAGCAGCGTAAAGTAGGAAAACTCTTACTTCCAGGAATCCCTCTTGTAATCATTAGTTTTGTCATGGGGGTTGCTGCAGAACCAATATTCGTCATTTTATTCGAAGCTGCAGAGCAAATGTTAGACCCATCAATCTATATTAATTCTGTACTTAAGGAGTAG
- a CDS encoding SRPBCC family protein produces MKTIEYSIVIHKPVHEVFQYVEDLSKRPNWESGVVKAKVINGNNYEKGATLQVTSKIVGKKVVAEADVVEFEENQKTECVANKPFTHIITNIYEPLSNESTRLIRKGTADPDEVKKFFKFATPMVMKMMEKNLKETSETLKEQLEKKLVD; encoded by the coding sequence ATGAAAACGATTGAGTACTCTATAGTCATTCATAAACCTGTTCATGAAGTTTTTCAATACGTAGAAGATTTAAGTAAACGCCCAAATTGGGAGAGCGGAGTTGTTAAAGCTAAAGTAATAAATGGTAACAACTATGAAAAAGGGGCTACCTTACAAGTAACAAGTAAAATCGTTGGTAAAAAGGTCGTTGCTGAAGCTGATGTCGTTGAATTTGAGGAAAATCAGAAAACAGAATGTGTAGCAAATAAACCATTCACTCATATTATCACCAACATTTATGAACCACTCTCTAATGAATCTACACGTCTTATACGAAAAGGGACGGCTGATCCTGATGAAGTGAAAAAGTTCTTCAAATTTGCGACACCTATGGTTATGAAAATGATGGAGAAAAACTTAAAGGAAACTAGTGAGACGTTAAAAGAACAACTCGAAAAAAAACTTGTTGATTAA
- a CDS encoding Na(+)/H(+) antiporter subunit B produces the protein MKTNNIMLHTITRVVSFIILSFSIYSFFVGFDNPGGGFIGGLMTAAGLLLLYISFDIKKIKKAIPFDYSAIIAWGLIIGIGTGIYSMFLGYPFLTQFHDYFSVPILGELKLKTALPFDLGIYLVVVAVALLSILTIAEDDT, from the coding sequence ATGAAAACGAACAACATAATGCTCCATACGATTACTCGGGTCGTTTCATTTATCATCCTATCCTTCTCTATCTATTCATTCTTTGTAGGGTTTGACAACCCAGGGGGAGGATTTATCGGAGGATTAATGACTGCAGCTGGTCTCCTTCTCTTATACATTAGTTTTGATATTAAAAAGATAAAAAAAGCAATCCCCTTCGATTATTCAGCAATCATTGCTTGGGGATTAATAATCGGTATCGGAACAGGGATATACAGTATGTTCCTCGGTTATCCGTTCTTAACCCAGTTTCATGACTACTTCTCTGTACCGATTTTAGGAGAGTTGAAATTAAAAACTGCACTACCTTTTGACTTAGGAATTTATTTAGTCGTAGTTGCAGTAGCATTGTTATCAATCTTGACGATTGCGGAGGATGATACGTAA
- the aroE gene encoding shikimate dehydrogenase gives METVLGVIGSPISHSLSPIMHKAAYDELGLDYTYHAFHVESNELKAAIDGVKGLGLKGLNVTIPHKVSVIQYLDHIDPLAKEIGAVNTIVNDGGTLIGYNTDGEGYVKSLINRLGTSLTNRRVLIIGAGGASKAVALSLAKSGVETIGITNRTLSKAEGLSLICSPYTQSEAMTLGIAQARLTEFDIIINTTSIGMTPDIEKMPISLEKLSKGSFVSDLIYNPFQTRFLCEAEKKGANIMNGVDMFVYQGALAFEKWFDKEAPIKVMKDTVLKNLGGVK, from the coding sequence ATGGAAACAGTTCTGGGAGTGATTGGCTCACCAATCTCACATTCTCTATCACCTATAATGCATAAAGCTGCCTATGATGAATTAGGGTTGGATTATACCTATCATGCATTTCATGTTGAATCGAACGAGTTAAAGGCGGCAATAGATGGTGTGAAAGGCCTTGGGTTAAAGGGTTTGAATGTGACGATTCCACATAAAGTGAGTGTTATCCAATACTTAGATCATATTGACCCGCTAGCAAAAGAGATCGGAGCGGTTAATACGATCGTAAATGATGGAGGGACACTAATAGGATATAACACAGATGGTGAAGGGTATGTAAAGTCCTTAATTAATCGACTTGGAACATCGCTTACAAATAGACGAGTTCTCATAATTGGTGCAGGAGGAGCATCGAAAGCAGTCGCTTTATCCCTTGCAAAAAGTGGAGTGGAAACGATCGGAATTACCAACCGTACTCTTTCTAAAGCGGAAGGGTTGTCACTTATTTGTTCACCATATACGCAGTCAGAAGCGATGACATTGGGGATTGCTCAAGCAAGGTTGACGGAATTTGATATTATCATTAATACAACCTCAATTGGTATGACACCAGATATTGAAAAAATGCCAATCTCTTTAGAGAAATTAAGTAAAGGATCATTCGTTAGTGATTTGATTTACAATCCTTTTCAAACGAGGTTTTTATGCGAAGCAGAGAAAAAAGGCGCAAATATTATGAACGGTGTTGACATGTTTGTCTATCAAGGAGCACTTGCTTTTGAAAAGTGGTTTGATAAAGAAGCACCGATAAAAGTGATGAAAGATACTGTGTTAAAAAATTTAGGAGGCGTAAAATAA
- a CDS encoding Na(+)/H(+) antiporter subunit F1: protein MLAIVSQVILIVMSLSILVCFFRVIKGPTMSDRIVALDTVGINLIGFIGVLMILQETIAYADVILVIAVLAFIGSVALAKFIEGGVVLDRDRH from the coding sequence ATGTTAGCAATCGTAAGTCAGGTCATTCTTATTGTCATGTCTCTCTCCATATTAGTATGTTTCTTTCGCGTCATAAAAGGACCGACGATGTCTGATAGAATTGTTGCCTTAGATACTGTCGGAATTAACTTAATCGGTTTTATTGGGGTACTCATGATCCTTCAAGAAACCATCGCCTATGCAGATGTTATTCTTGTTATTGCTGTTTTAGCCTTTATCGGATCTGTAGCACTTGCGAAATTTATTGAGGGAGGTGTAGTCCTTGATCGAGATCGTCATTAG
- a CDS encoding Na+/H+ antiporter subunit A: protein MAIFVPFLYKGFRHIHTGWFVLVLPLVLFIYLLQFLPIGGPMETLEYTIPWVPSLGINFTIYLDGLSLLFALLITGIGTLVVLYSIYYIANKKDEPLNNFYVYLLMFMGAMLGVVLSDNLIVIYVFWELTSLASSLLIAYWFHKEKSRYGAQKSMLITVTGGFAMLAGFCLLYIMADSFSIREIIAQADVIIQSPLFVPAMLLVLLGAFTKSAQFPFHIWLPDAMEAPTPVSAYLHSATMVKAGIYLVARLTPVFGGAQEWFWLLTGFGLMTLIWGSVSAIRQTDLKAILAFSTISQLGLIMSLLGLGSAAVHYDYADVEMLYATATLAAVFHLINHATFKGSLFMIVGIVDHETGTRDIRRLGGLMTIMPITFTISLIGVASMAGLPPFNGFLSKEMFFTGVLNATTLDIFNVQTFGFLFPVIAWVASVFTFVYCMIMFFRTFTGKYQPEKLEKKAHEAPIGLLISPIVLASLVVIFGLFPNLLAYTIIEPTMQSILPNILDEGERFYVNIYHWHGLNTELFMTAGVVMFGMLVFLNLKRWQEATFFLKERDPLNAIYDNGLDGLIAGSKRVTNVQLTGLLRDYFAYSMVFIILLLGWTIFKYDAFAIDLTNVAPISPYLWIITLVMIATTISIPFINHRVTAIIAVGVIGFLLALLFVVFRAPDLALTQLLVETVMVVLFLLCFYHLPELRKESFKPTFKMTNLVISIGMGAIVTIIALSAHAMRHAEGFDRISRFFEENSASLAGGYNMVNVVLVDFRAIDTLLEVLVLGIAALGIVSLVKLKVKGGQDV, encoded by the coding sequence ATGGCGATATTCGTACCTTTTTTGTATAAAGGGTTTCGTCATATTCACACAGGATGGTTTGTTCTAGTCCTTCCTCTTGTATTATTCATTTATTTATTGCAGTTCCTCCCAATCGGAGGTCCGATGGAGACGCTAGAATATACAATTCCTTGGGTGCCTTCTTTAGGAATTAATTTTACGATTTACTTAGATGGTTTGAGTCTCCTTTTTGCATTGTTAATTACCGGAATAGGTACTTTAGTCGTCCTTTATTCGATTTACTACATTGCAAACAAAAAAGACGAACCATTGAACAACTTTTATGTATACTTACTAATGTTTATGGGTGCCATGCTCGGCGTTGTCTTATCAGATAACTTAATTGTTATTTATGTGTTTTGGGAGTTAACGAGCTTAGCATCTTCTTTACTTATCGCTTATTGGTTCCATAAAGAAAAATCCCGTTATGGTGCACAAAAATCCATGCTCATCACCGTAACTGGTGGATTCGCGATGCTTGCTGGTTTCTGTTTGCTTTATATTATGGCAGACTCTTTCAGTATTCGTGAAATTATTGCACAAGCAGATGTTATTATTCAAAGTCCATTATTTGTACCAGCAATGCTTCTCGTATTACTCGGTGCATTTACAAAGTCTGCACAATTCCCTTTCCATATTTGGTTGCCAGATGCGATGGAAGCACCAACACCAGTTAGTGCTTACCTTCACTCAGCGACGATGGTAAAAGCGGGGATTTATTTAGTTGCCCGTTTAACACCTGTTTTTGGTGGGGCTCAAGAGTGGTTCTGGTTACTAACAGGCTTTGGTTTAATGACGTTGATTTGGGGGTCTGTCTCTGCCATAAGGCAGACTGACTTAAAAGCAATTCTTGCATTTTCAACAATCAGTCAGCTAGGCTTAATTATGTCTTTACTAGGTTTAGGCTCTGCTGCTGTGCATTACGATTATGCTGATGTAGAAATGCTTTATGCTACAGCGACATTAGCTGCAGTATTCCACCTGATTAACCATGCAACCTTTAAAGGTAGCTTGTTTATGATTGTCGGAATCGTGGACCATGAAACAGGCACACGGGATATCCGTCGCTTAGGTGGATTAATGACAATCATGCCAATAACATTTACCATTTCATTAATTGGTGTTGCATCAATGGCAGGTTTACCACCGTTTAATGGATTCTTAAGTAAAGAAATGTTCTTTACTGGGGTATTAAACGCAACAACGTTAGACATCTTTAACGTGCAAACGTTTGGATTCTTATTCCCGGTCATCGCATGGGTGGCAAGTGTCTTTACGTTCGTATACTGTATGATCATGTTCTTTAGAACATTTACTGGAAAATACCAGCCTGAAAAACTTGAAAAAAAAGCTCACGAAGCACCAATTGGCTTACTTATTTCACCAATTGTTCTTGCTTCACTCGTAGTTATTTTTGGGTTATTCCCTAACTTACTTGCATACACGATTATTGAGCCGACCATGCAATCCATTTTACCGAATATCCTTGATGAAGGTGAACGCTTCTATGTAAACATTTATCACTGGCATGGCTTAAATACAGAGCTATTTATGACTGCTGGTGTCGTGATGTTTGGTATGCTCGTTTTCCTTAATTTAAAACGTTGGCAAGAAGCGACGTTCTTCTTAAAAGAAAGAGACCCGTTAAACGCAATTTACGACAATGGATTAGATGGATTAATTGCAGGATCAAAACGTGTGACAAATGTTCAGTTAACTGGATTATTACGTGATTACTTTGCATATTCAATGGTGTTTATCATCCTCTTATTAGGGTGGACGATCTTTAAATACGATGCATTTGCAATCGATCTAACAAATGTTGCACCAATCTCACCTTATTTATGGATAATTACACTTGTCATGATCGCAACGACAATCAGTATTCCATTTATTAACCACCGTGTGACAGCAATTATTGCTGTTGGGGTAATCGGCTTTTTACTTGCACTTCTATTCGTGGTGTTTAGAGCTCCAGATTTAGCCCTTACGCAACTACTTGTTGAAACAGTGATGGTTGTATTATTCTTGCTCTGTTTTTACCACTTACCAGAGCTTCGAAAAGAGAGTTTTAAGCCTACGTTTAAAATGACAAATTTAGTCATCTCTATTGGAATGGGTGCTATTGTTACGATCATCGCACTAAGTGCGCATGCGATGAGACATGCTGAAGGATTCGATCGAATCTCACGTTTCTTCGAAGAAAATTCTGCATCATTAGCAGGCGGTTACAACATGGTTAATGTCGTCCTTGTTGACTTCCGTGCGATTGATACACTGTTAGAAGTGTTAGTGCTTGGTATTGCAGCTTTAGGAATTGTTTCACTCGTTAAGCTGAAAGTGAAAGGAGGACAGGACGTATGA
- a CDS encoding Na+/H+ antiporter subunit E has product MAFQILLNIGIALIWMLLKNNFTGIEFFYGYLVGLLLLFVLRRFLVYDFYLRRVYAFIKLIVLFVYKLILSNIDVIKIVLSPKMDIQPGIIAVPTELETEWEITLLATLISLTPGTLSMNFSEDGKTIFIHFIHVTDKEEAIKEIHDSFQKAIMEVTQ; this is encoded by the coding sequence ATGGCATTTCAAATCCTGCTTAACATTGGTATTGCGCTTATATGGATGTTGCTTAAAAATAACTTTACAGGGATTGAGTTTTTCTATGGATATCTAGTAGGTTTACTACTCTTATTCGTTTTACGCCGCTTTTTGGTGTATGACTTCTACCTACGCAGAGTATATGCGTTTATTAAACTTATTGTTCTGTTTGTTTATAAGCTCATCCTCTCCAATATTGATGTCATAAAAATTGTATTAAGTCCAAAAATGGACATTCAACCAGGGATTATTGCAGTTCCAACTGAATTGGAAACAGAATGGGAGATCACCCTTCTAGCAACGTTAATTTCATTAACACCTGGAACGCTTTCTATGAATTTTTCTGAAGATGGAAAAACAATATTTATTCATTTCATCCATGTAACAGATAAGGAAGAAGCAATTAAGGAAATCCACGATTCATTCCAAAAGGCAATTATGGAGGTGACGCAATAA
- the yhbY gene encoding ribosome assembly RNA-binding protein YhbY, translating to MLTNKQKRYLRSEAHSIKPIFQVGKGGVNENLIKQVDDALEARELIKVSILQNCDEDKYEVAEAIEKGADANVVQVIGNTIIFYKESEEQKKIELP from the coding sequence ATGTTAACGAATAAACAAAAGCGATATTTAAGAAGTGAAGCTCATTCAATTAAACCGATCTTTCAAGTAGGAAAAGGCGGTGTGAATGAAAATTTAATTAAGCAAGTTGATGATGCACTTGAAGCAAGAGAACTAATTAAAGTAAGTATCTTGCAAAATTGTGATGAGGATAAATATGAAGTAGCAGAAGCAATTGAAAAGGGTGCTGATGCAAACGTCGTACAAGTGATAGGTAATACGATTATTTTCTATAAAGAGTCGGAAGAACAAAAGAAGATTGAATTACCTTAA
- the mnhG gene encoding monovalent cation/H(+) antiporter subunit G: MIEIVISIFIILGGFLSLLGSIGLLRFPDVYSRLHAATKSATLGVITIMIGTFLYFLVVENLFAGKILLAILFVFLTAPVAGLMISRSAYNVGVKLWHKSGQDDLGEAIKKAEKQKGQSN, translated from the coding sequence TTGATCGAGATCGTCATTAGTATATTTATTATTCTCGGTGGATTTTTAAGTCTTCTAGGTTCTATTGGACTACTTCGCTTCCCTGATGTTTATTCAAGGCTTCATGCAGCAACAAAAAGTGCCACACTCGGTGTCATTACGATCATGATTGGTACTTTCCTATATTTCTTGGTTGTCGAAAACTTATTTGCTGGAAAGATTTTATTAGCCATTCTTTTTGTCTTTTTAACAGCTCCTGTTGCTGGTTTAATGATTTCACGTTCAGCATATAATGTCGGCGTTAAATTATGGCATAAAAGTGGGCAAGATGACCTTGGAGAGGCTATAAAGAAAGCAGAGAAACAAAAAGGTCAATCTAATTAA
- the yqeK gene encoding bis(5'-nucleosyl)-tetraphosphatase (symmetrical) YqeK, whose protein sequence is MNEIEALEAVKHALKTRRYEHTLRVTDEAETLARKYGANIKEARLAAILHDYAKYRPTEEMRRSIQMEKSLPNQLLDYGNEILHAFVGALYVKKELQIEDENILLAITYHTTGRKEMTLLEKIIFIADYIEPGRTFPGVEEVRTVAEKDLDKACFYALRNTIQFLVKKEQPVYPDTFEAYNYFANK, encoded by the coding sequence ATGAATGAAATAGAGGCACTTGAAGCAGTAAAACATGCATTAAAAACCCGACGATATGAACATACGCTACGTGTTACTGATGAAGCGGAAACGTTAGCTAGAAAATATGGCGCTAATATTAAGGAAGCAAGGTTAGCAGCAATTTTGCATGACTATGCTAAATATCGTCCGACCGAGGAAATGAGACGTTCGATACAAATGGAAAAAAGCTTGCCGAATCAATTGCTGGATTATGGAAATGAAATTCTTCATGCTTTTGTTGGAGCATTATATGTAAAAAAGGAACTTCAAATTGAAGATGAAAACATCCTTTTAGCAATCACATACCATACAACAGGAAGAAAAGAAATGACTTTACTTGAAAAAATCATTTTTATAGCCGATTATATTGAACCAGGAAGAACTTTTCCCGGTGTAGAAGAAGTGCGCACGGTTGCTGAAAAAGATCTAGATAAAGCATGCTTTTATGCTCTGCGTAATACAATACAATTTTTAGTGAAAAAGGAACAGCCGGTATATCCTGATACATTCGAGGCTTACAATTATTTTGCAAACAAATGA
- a CDS encoding Na(+)/H(+) antiporter subunit C → MEILMIILVGVIVSVSTYLLLTKSLLRVVLGIMLLSHAAHLLFITLAGLKEGAPPLLGEEAASYADPLPQALVLTAIVIGFGVTAFLLVLSYQTYKAHKTDDLDKLRGSADE, encoded by the coding sequence ATGGAAATATTAATGATTATTTTAGTTGGGGTTATCGTCTCCGTAAGTACGTATTTACTATTAACGAAAAGCTTACTAAGAGTTGTACTTGGGATCATGCTTTTATCACATGCTGCCCATTTACTTTTTATAACTTTGGCTGGGCTAAAGGAAGGTGCCCCACCGCTTTTAGGGGAAGAAGCAGCATCTTATGCCGACCCTTTACCTCAAGCACTCGTCTTAACAGCGATTGTTATTGGATTCGGGGTAACTGCTTTTCTACTTGTTCTTTCTTATCAAACTTATAAAGCGCACAAAACAGATGATCTTGATAAATTAAGGGGTAGTGCCGATGAATAA
- the yqeH gene encoding ribosome biogenesis GTPase YqeH, whose amino-acid sequence MDNRERREIICSGCGVKVQTEDKNEIGYTPKSALERDVVICQRCFRLKHYNEVQDVSLTDDDFLKILNTLSHKKALIVKVVDIFDFDGSWLPGLHRFVGKNPVLLVGNKVDVLPKSVKRPKVIQWMKWAAKEYGLKPADVHLMSAGTGEGVIETANLIEELRDGRDVYIVGCTNVGKSTFINRLLKEFGADEELMITTSNIPGTTLDMIDVPLDDGSSLYDTPGIINHHQMAHLLDKNELKVITPKKEIKPRVFQLQPGQSLYFGGLGRIDYLEGENLSFVVYLSNDLNVHRTKLEKADELLDKHHGQLLSPPSEENVKMFPSFEGKEWKIHEEKQDIVFSGLGWVTIHGANGRVRTHAPEGVNVSTRPSIF is encoded by the coding sequence ATGGACAATCGAGAAAGAAGAGAAATAATTTGCTCTGGCTGTGGAGTTAAAGTCCAGACAGAAGATAAAAATGAAATAGGGTATACCCCTAAATCGGCGTTGGAGCGAGATGTAGTCATTTGCCAACGCTGTTTTCGTTTGAAACATTATAATGAAGTACAAGATGTTTCATTAACAGACGATGATTTTTTAAAAATATTAAATACATTAAGTCATAAGAAGGCGCTAATTGTAAAAGTCGTTGACATCTTTGACTTTGATGGCAGTTGGCTTCCTGGATTACACAGGTTTGTTGGAAAGAACCCGGTCCTTCTTGTCGGTAATAAAGTCGATGTGTTACCGAAGTCTGTAAAAAGGCCCAAAGTTATTCAATGGATGAAATGGGCCGCCAAAGAATATGGATTAAAGCCTGCTGATGTACACTTAATGAGTGCCGGGACTGGTGAAGGGGTTATTGAAACTGCTAACTTGATTGAGGAACTGCGCGATGGTCGTGATGTTTATATTGTTGGCTGTACAAATGTAGGTAAATCTACGTTTATAAACCGTCTCCTTAAGGAATTTGGGGCTGATGAAGAGCTTATGATAACAACGTCTAATATTCCTGGAACAACGTTAGACATGATTGACGTACCATTAGATGACGGATCGTCATTATACGATACACCAGGAATTATCAATCATCATCAAATGGCTCACTTATTAGATAAAAATGAATTAAAAGTGATTACCCCAAAAAAAGAAATTAAACCACGTGTTTTTCAATTGCAACCTGGCCAATCTTTATACTTTGGCGGTTTAGGCCGTATCGATTACCTTGAAGGAGAAAATTTATCGTTTGTCGTGTACTTATCTAATGACTTGAATGTTCATCGTACAAAATTAGAAAAAGCTGATGAACTATTAGACAAGCATCACGGACAATTGTTATCACCTCCTTCTGAAGAGAACGTGAAAATGTTTCCTTCATTTGAGGGCAAAGAATGGAAGATCCATGAAGAAAAGCAAGACATCGTTTTTTCTGGACTAGGTTGGGTAACGATTCATGGTGCAAACGGACGTGTTCGCACACATGCACCTGAAGGCGTAAATGTAAGTACACGCCCATCTATCTTTTAA
- a CDS encoding YqeG family HAD IIIA-type phosphatase — protein MLKRFIPDQYVKSIYEISISELKEQGIKGIITDLDNTLVEWDRPDATEELIEWFEYVRSEGLEIVIVSNNNEKRVKHFADPHNITFIHSAKKPMSRAFKTACRILNLKHSETVVIGDQLLTDILGGNRTGFHTVLVVPVAQTDGFFTKINRRLERVVFRQMKKKGLIKWTIEKEEK, from the coding sequence ATGTTAAAGCGTTTCATTCCTGATCAATACGTGAAATCAATTTATGAAATCTCGATCAGTGAATTAAAAGAACAAGGAATAAAGGGAATCATAACTGATTTAGATAATACACTGGTTGAATGGGACAGGCCAGATGCCACGGAAGAATTAATTGAGTGGTTTGAGTATGTAAGGTCAGAAGGCTTAGAAATTGTTATTGTATCTAATAATAATGAAAAAAGAGTCAAACACTTTGCTGACCCTCATAATATTACGTTTATTCATAGTGCAAAAAAGCCAATGAGCAGAGCATTTAAGACTGCTTGTAGAATATTAAATTTAAAACATAGCGAAACGGTTGTAATTGGAGACCAGCTTCTCACCGATATACTTGGGGGAAACCGTACTGGTTTTCATACAGTTCTTGTCGTACCTGTCGCGCAAACTGATGGTTTCTTTACGAAAATAAACCGCAGATTAGAGAGGGTCGTCTTTCGTCAGATGAAGAAAAAGGGGTTGATCAAATGGACAATCGAGAAAGAAGAGAAATAA
- a CDS encoding sporulation histidine kinase inhibitor Sda — protein sequence MKLLSDDLLIETYHKARELNLSEDFLSLIQEELERRSMKEKQSARSTIFQ from the coding sequence ATGAAACTACTTTCAGATGACCTGTTAATTGAGACTTACCATAAGGCAAGAGAATTAAACTTATCGGAGGATTTCCTCTCCCTCATTCAAGAAGAATTAGAGAGAAGATCAATGAAGGAAAAGCAGTCAGCGCGGTCCACAATCTTTCAATAA